One part of the Lapillicoccus jejuensis genome encodes these proteins:
- a CDS encoding response regulator, producing MRQTRVVIADDNRAMRDALADVLRSTGDFEVVAELADGHGLVPSVQETGATLVVLDVAMDAGGQVGAAALQALSPAPVVVAVTATDDHETVVGLLEAGVTGYFVKGTLGDGFVDDLLRCARGEVILALPHAGRALQQALAR from the coding sequence GTGCGTCAGACCAGGGTCGTCATCGCCGACGACAACCGCGCGATGCGCGACGCCCTCGCCGACGTGCTGCGGTCGACCGGGGACTTCGAGGTGGTGGCGGAGCTGGCCGACGGCCACGGCCTGGTGCCGTCCGTCCAGGAGACCGGCGCCACCCTCGTCGTCCTCGACGTCGCCATGGACGCCGGCGGGCAGGTCGGCGCGGCGGCCCTGCAGGCGCTCTCGCCCGCGCCGGTCGTCGTGGCCGTGACGGCGACGGACGACCACGAGACGGTGGTCGGGCTGCTCGAGGCCGGGGTGACCGGCTACTTCGTCAAGGGCACCCTCGGCGACGGCTTCGTCGACGACCTCCTGCGCTGCGCCCGCGGCGAGGTCATCCTCGCCCTGCCGCACGCGGGGCGGGCGCTGCAGCAGGCGCTCGCGCGCTGA
- a CDS encoding aspartate kinase — translation MSLVVQKYGGSSVADAESIKRVARRIVETRKAGHAVCVVVSAMGDTTDELLDLANQVSPLPPGRELDMLLTSGERISMALVAMAIANLGHEARSFTGSQAGVITDAVHGKARIIDVTPGRIQTALAAGHIAIVAGFQGVSVDTKDITTLGRGGSDTTAVALAAALEADVCEIYTDVDGVFTADPRIVPSARKVPVVSNEEMLELAACGAKILHLRCVEYARRFGMPIHVRSSFSAHEGTWVTDAAYTGFRRPAGLGGDEQQHEGETVEAPIIAGVAHDRSEAKITVVGVPDRAGKAAAIFQAVAEAEINIDMIVQNVSATETGLTDISFTLPKSDGQTGVQALTRLQDTVGFSGILYDDHIGKLSLVGAGMRSHPGVSATLFQALADAGINIEMISTSEIRVSVVTRDDQLDAAVRAVHTAFGLDSTQGEAVVYGGTGR, via the coding sequence GTGAGCCTGGTCGTCCAGAAGTACGGCGGGTCGTCCGTGGCCGACGCCGAGAGCATCAAGCGGGTGGCGCGGCGGATCGTCGAGACCCGCAAGGCCGGCCACGCCGTGTGCGTCGTCGTCTCGGCGATGGGGGACACGACCGACGAGCTGCTCGACCTGGCCAACCAGGTCAGCCCGCTGCCGCCCGGTCGCGAGCTCGACATGCTGCTCACCTCCGGCGAGCGGATCTCGATGGCCCTGGTCGCCATGGCCATCGCCAACCTCGGCCACGAGGCGCGCTCGTTCACCGGGTCGCAGGCCGGCGTCATCACCGACGCCGTCCACGGCAAGGCGCGGATCATCGACGTCACCCCGGGCCGGATCCAGACCGCGCTCGCCGCCGGTCACATCGCCATCGTCGCCGGCTTCCAGGGCGTCAGCGTCGACACCAAGGACATCACGACCCTCGGCCGCGGTGGCTCGGACACGACCGCCGTCGCGCTCGCCGCCGCCCTCGAGGCCGACGTCTGCGAGATCTACACCGACGTCGACGGCGTCTTCACCGCCGACCCGCGCATCGTCCCCAGCGCCCGCAAGGTGCCGGTCGTCTCGAACGAGGAGATGCTCGAGCTGGCCGCGTGCGGCGCGAAGATCCTGCACCTGCGCTGCGTCGAGTACGCGCGGCGCTTCGGGATGCCGATCCACGTCCGCTCCTCGTTCTCCGCGCACGAGGGCACCTGGGTCACCGACGCCGCGTACACCGGCTTCCGCCGCCCCGCCGGGCTGGGCGGCGACGAGCAGCAGCACGAAGGAGAGACCGTGGAAGCCCCCATCATCGCCGGCGTCGCCCACGACCGCAGCGAGGCCAAGATCACCGTCGTCGGCGTGCCCGACCGGGCGGGCAAGGCGGCCGCGATCTTCCAGGCCGTCGCCGAGGCCGAGATCAACATCGACATGATCGTGCAGAACGTCTCCGCGACGGAGACGGGGTTGACCGACATCTCGTTCACGCTGCCCAAGAGCGACGGCCAGACCGGGGTCCAGGCCCTCACGCGGCTCCAGGACACCGTGGGCTTCTCGGGGATCCTCTACGACGACCACATCGGCAAGCTGTCGCTCGTCGGTGCGGGCATGCGCTCGCACCCGGGCGTCTCGGCGACCCTCTTCCAGGCGCTCGCCGACGCGGGCATCAACATCGAGATGATCTCGACGTCGGAGATCCGCGTCTCCGTCGTCACGCGCGACGACCAGCTCGACGCGGCCGTGCGCGCCGTCCACACCGCCTTCGGCCTCGACTCCACGCAGGGCGAGGCCGTCGTCTACGGAGGCACCGGCCGATGA
- a CDS encoding response regulator, with amino-acid sequence MAPAHPSAPIRVLLVDDHRVLASSLAIVIDAEPDLVAAGVASTLAQARALMTTAAPDVVLLDHRLPDGDGVAAIGELLALRPSARVVVLTASAAEHVLVAAIEAGAAGFLSKTRGLDEITQAVRSAAAGESVISPELLARLLPRFSRGSSSRVELTEREREVLALVSQGLSNAAIAERMTVSVHTVRNHVANLSAKLGAHSKLEALSIAVRDGLLPDL; translated from the coding sequence GTGGCACCTGCGCACCCGTCCGCCCCGATCCGGGTGCTCCTCGTCGACGACCACCGGGTGCTGGCCTCGAGCCTGGCCATCGTCATCGACGCCGAGCCGGACCTCGTGGCCGCCGGCGTCGCCTCCACCCTGGCCCAGGCCCGGGCGCTGATGACGACCGCGGCGCCCGACGTCGTGCTGCTCGACCACCGGCTGCCCGACGGCGACGGGGTCGCCGCGATCGGGGAGCTGCTGGCGCTGCGCCCCTCCGCAAGGGTCGTGGTCCTCACGGCCAGCGCCGCCGAGCACGTCCTCGTCGCCGCCATCGAGGCGGGGGCGGCCGGGTTCCTGTCCAAGACGCGCGGCCTCGACGAGATCACCCAGGCCGTCCGCTCCGCCGCGGCCGGGGAGTCGGTCATCTCGCCGGAGCTGCTCGCCCGGCTGCTGCCCCGGTTCTCCCGCGGCAGCAGCAGCCGCGTCGAGCTCACCGAGCGCGAGCGGGAGGTCCTCGCGCTGGTCTCCCAGGGCCTGTCCAACGCGGCGATCGCCGAGCGGATGACGGTCAGCGTGCACACGGTGCGCAACCACGTGGCCAACCTGTCGGCCAAGCTCGGGGCCCACTCCAAGCTCGAGGCGCTCTCCATCGCCGTGCGTGACGGGCTGCTCCCCGACCTCTGA
- a CDS encoding PAS domain S-box protein encodes MTGPGSATPGRDADAAVRGVLDLSPHPVVGVDDAGRVVLVNALAEQLTGWTHDELVGRPVEELLPQELRGRHERLRTAYHHSPVRREVGELEALRLRRRDGSEVPVDVALTPLTLATGSTWVLAALSDVTQRLATESRVLDLTRSYRMLAAINQAVLRAGSAVDVTAEACRVAVEEGGFLAAWVGRGPRSSMTLRVAAVAGPAARVVGEVGTAVRVDDPRLSGVTAAAVRARSTRSWGDVAHPFAPLPAAAAGEGVQDAVALLVPTDEEDDVVLTLYCHRPAVFTEELVVLLEQVAFNIALALDRYAADAAVRREVAHRRELSARLLTAQEDERRRLATEVHDEPVQLLAATELRLGLLRRRVAAHDPEGLPAVDLVHDGLRGTATALRRLLTELEPPRLDTAWDEAVESAAEQVLEDHPTTWRLVGGPPGWTPETGAQALRIVREALINVRRHAAAAQVVVATRRVEGGVEVSVTDDGVGLADGATRARPGHRGVQGMQDRAETLGGWCRVEPGPDGGTRVVALLPA; translated from the coding sequence ATGACCGGCCCCGGCAGCGCGACCCCCGGCCGCGACGCGGACGCCGCCGTCCGCGGGGTGCTGGACCTGTCGCCGCACCCGGTCGTCGGGGTGGACGACGCGGGCCGCGTGGTCCTCGTCAACGCCCTGGCCGAGCAGCTGACCGGGTGGACGCACGACGAGCTCGTCGGCCGGCCCGTGGAGGAGCTGCTCCCGCAGGAGCTGCGGGGGCGGCACGAGCGGCTGCGGACGGCGTACCACCACTCACCGGTCCGCCGAGAGGTCGGTGAGCTCGAGGCCCTGCGGCTGCGACGGCGCGACGGGAGCGAGGTCCCCGTCGACGTCGCCCTCACCCCCCTCACCCTGGCCACGGGGTCGACGTGGGTGCTCGCCGCGCTCAGCGACGTCACGCAGCGGCTGGCCACCGAGTCCCGCGTCCTGGACCTCACGCGCTCCTACCGGATGCTCGCCGCGATCAACCAGGCGGTCCTGCGGGCCGGCAGCGCGGTGGACGTCACCGCCGAGGCCTGCCGGGTCGCCGTCGAGGAGGGCGGCTTCCTGGCCGCGTGGGTCGGTCGCGGTCCGCGGAGCTCGATGACGCTGCGGGTGGCGGCGGTCGCGGGGCCGGCGGCGCGTGTCGTCGGCGAGGTCGGGACGGCCGTGCGGGTCGACGACCCCCGGCTGTCGGGGGTCACCGCGGCCGCGGTCCGGGCCCGGTCGACCCGGTCGTGGGGCGACGTCGCGCACCCCTTCGCCCCGCTACCGGCCGCCGCCGCCGGGGAGGGGGTGCAGGACGCGGTCGCCCTCCTCGTCCCCACCGACGAGGAGGACGACGTCGTCCTCACCCTCTACTGCCACCGCCCCGCGGTCTTCACCGAGGAGCTCGTCGTCCTGCTCGAGCAGGTGGCCTTCAACATCGCGCTCGCCCTCGACCGGTACGCCGCCGACGCCGCCGTACGGCGCGAGGTCGCGCACCGCCGCGAGCTGTCGGCCCGGCTGCTCACCGCCCAGGAGGACGAGCGGCGCCGGCTGGCCACCGAGGTGCACGACGAGCCGGTGCAGCTGCTCGCCGCCACCGAGCTGCGCCTCGGGCTGCTGCGCCGCCGCGTCGCGGCCCACGACCCGGAGGGGCTGCCCGCGGTCGACCTCGTCCACGACGGCCTGCGGGGGACCGCCACCGCGCTGCGCCGGCTGCTCACGGAGCTCGAGCCGCCCCGGCTGGACACCGCCTGGGACGAGGCGGTCGAGTCGGCCGCGGAGCAGGTCCTCGAGGACCACCCGACGACCTGGCGCCTGGTCGGCGGACCACCGGGGTGGACCCCCGAGACGGGCGCCCAGGCCCTGCGCATCGTGCGCGAGGCCCTCATCAACGTCCGGCGGCACGCCGCGGCCGCCCAGGTCGTCGTGGCGACCCGCCGGGTGGAGGGCGGCGTCGAGGTGTCGGTGACCGACGACGGTGTGGGGCTGGCCGACGGGGCCACCCGCGCGCGACCGGGTCACCGCGGGGTGCAGGGCATGCAGGACCGGGCCGAGACGCTGGGGGGCTGGTGCCGGGTCGAGCCGGGCCCCGACGGCGGGACCCGGGTCGTGGCGCTGCTGCCGGCGTGA
- a CDS encoding aspartate-semialdehyde dehydrogenase, with product MSTPRAQRPTLALVGATGAVGTVMRSILSTREDVWGEIRLVASARSAGKQLEVRGEQVTVLALSEEVFDGVDVAMFDVPDEVSAQWAPVAAAKGVVVVDNSGAFRMDPDVPLVVPEVNPEAARERPRGIIANPNCTTLTMMDALGALHRRWTLTELVVASYQAASGAGQPGIDRLYDELEVVGGRRDVGVQAGDVRAAISDKLGDDSPFPAPLALNVVPWAGSDKGDGWSSEELKVRNESRKILGIPDLKVSATCVRVPVVTTHSLAVHATFAQDVDVAAARQALVEAPSVVVVDDPAAGEFPTPADSVGADPTFVGRLRQALDFPRTLELFVCGDNLRKGAALNTAQVAELVARELTGA from the coding sequence ATGAGCACCCCCCGCGCGCAGCGCCCCACCCTCGCCCTCGTCGGCGCCACCGGCGCCGTCGGCACCGTCATGCGCTCGATCCTGTCGACCCGCGAGGACGTGTGGGGCGAGATCCGTCTCGTCGCCTCGGCCCGCTCGGCGGGCAAGCAGCTCGAGGTCCGCGGCGAGCAGGTCACCGTCCTGGCCCTCTCCGAGGAGGTCTTCGACGGGGTCGACGTCGCGATGTTCGACGTCCCCGACGAGGTGTCGGCCCAGTGGGCGCCGGTCGCCGCCGCCAAGGGCGTCGTCGTCGTCGACAACTCCGGCGCGTTCCGGATGGACCCCGACGTGCCGCTCGTCGTGCCGGAGGTCAACCCCGAGGCGGCGCGGGAGCGCCCGCGCGGCATCATCGCCAACCCCAACTGCACGACGCTGACGATGATGGACGCGCTCGGTGCGCTGCACCGCCGCTGGACGCTCACCGAGCTCGTCGTGGCGTCGTACCAGGCCGCCTCGGGCGCCGGGCAGCCCGGCATCGACCGCCTGTACGACGAGCTCGAGGTCGTCGGCGGCCGCCGCGACGTGGGCGTGCAGGCCGGCGACGTGCGCGCGGCCATCTCCGACAAGCTCGGCGACGACTCCCCGTTCCCGGCGCCCCTCGCGCTCAACGTCGTGCCCTGGGCCGGGTCCGACAAGGGCGACGGCTGGTCGAGCGAGGAGCTCAAGGTGCGCAACGAGTCGCGCAAGATCCTCGGCATCCCCGACCTCAAGGTGTCGGCCACCTGCGTGCGCGTCCCGGTCGTGACGACCCACTCGCTCGCGGTGCACGCGACCTTCGCCCAGGACGTCGACGTCGCCGCGGCGCGGCAGGCGCTCGTCGAGGCGCCGAGCGTCGTCGTCGTCGACGACCCGGCCGCGGGCGAGTTCCCGACTCCGGCCGACTCCGTCGGGGCCGACCCGACCTTCGTCGGCCGGCTGCGCCAGGCCCTCGACTTCCCGCGGACCCTCGAGCTGTTCGTCTGCGGCGACAACCTGCGCAAGGGCGCCGCGCTCAACACGGCCCAGGTGGCCGAGCTCGTCGCCCGCGAGCTCACCGGCGCCTGA
- the recR gene encoding recombination mediator RecR: protein MYEGVVQDLIDELGRLPGVGPKGAQRIAFHLLTSDPADVTRLAEVLVQVKEKARFCERCFNVSQDALCRVCADPRRDRSMICVVEEPKDVAAVERTREFRGLYHVLGGAISPMDGVGPQDLRVAELMQRLSDGEVTEVIIATDPNIQGEATATYLSRFLKDLGLRITRPASGLPVGGDLEYADEVTLGRAFEGRRAVGA from the coding sequence GTGTACGAAGGCGTGGTCCAGGACCTCATCGACGAGCTGGGGCGGCTGCCCGGGGTCGGACCGAAGGGGGCCCAGCGGATCGCCTTCCACCTGCTGACCTCCGACCCGGCCGACGTCACCCGCCTCGCCGAGGTCCTCGTCCAGGTCAAGGAGAAGGCGCGCTTCTGCGAGCGCTGCTTCAACGTCTCGCAGGACGCGCTGTGCCGGGTCTGCGCCGACCCGCGCCGCGACCGGAGCATGATCTGCGTCGTCGAGGAGCCCAAGGACGTCGCGGCGGTCGAGCGCACCCGCGAGTTCCGCGGGCTCTACCACGTGCTCGGCGGGGCGATCTCGCCCATGGACGGCGTCGGCCCGCAGGACCTGCGGGTCGCCGAGCTCATGCAGCGGCTCTCCGACGGCGAGGTCACCGAGGTCATCATCGCCACCGACCCCAACATCCAGGGCGAGGCGACGGCGACCTACCTCTCGCGCTTCCTCAAGGACCTCGGGCTGCGGATCACCCGGCCGGCCTCCGGCCTGCCCGTCGGCGGTGACCTCGAATACGCTGACGAGGTGACCCTGGGACGTGCCTTCGAGGGACGGCGGGCCGTCGGTGCCTGA
- a CDS encoding DUF5063 domain-containing protein has product MPDPAQRPPVQRHPGGAVGELDLLAAETARDAQLYLATVREVAAGAAADTAIPVLLLATAQLLLAGSRLGAVQDVVPDERFEPDAGPDPDLDPLRGSLANVLEGLDEYADVVDPLTAAELARGSLVGDLVEVCAALQHGLDHYDRGRLPEALWWWQFSYLSTWGDRAAASLRVLQSVLSHLRLDADPETVADAEFDALHP; this is encoded by the coding sequence GTGCCTGACCCCGCCCAGCGCCCACCCGTGCAGCGCCACCCCGGTGGCGCGGTCGGCGAGCTCGACCTGCTCGCCGCCGAGACCGCGCGCGACGCCCAGCTCTACCTCGCCACCGTGCGCGAGGTCGCCGCGGGCGCGGCCGCCGACACCGCGATCCCCGTGCTGCTGCTCGCCACCGCCCAGCTGCTGCTGGCCGGCTCCCGGCTCGGGGCCGTGCAGGACGTCGTGCCCGACGAGCGCTTCGAGCCCGACGCCGGCCCCGACCCCGACCTCGACCCGCTGCGCGGCAGCCTGGCCAACGTCCTCGAGGGGCTCGACGAGTACGCCGACGTCGTCGACCCGCTCACCGCCGCCGAGCTGGCGCGCGGCTCGCTCGTCGGCGACCTCGTCGAGGTGTGCGCCGCGCTCCAGCACGGCCTCGACCACTACGACCGCGGCCGGCTGCCGGAGGCGCTGTGGTGGTGGCAGTTCTCCTACCTCTCGACCTGGGGCGACCGGGCCGCCGCCTCGCTGCGGGTGCTGCAGTCGGTGCTGTCGCACCTGCGGCTCGACGCCGACCCCGAGACGGTCGCCGACGCGGAGTTCGACGCGCTGCACCCCTGA